From the genome of Mixophyes fleayi isolate aMixFle1 chromosome 2, aMixFle1.hap1, whole genome shotgun sequence, one region includes:
- the ACP6 gene encoding lysophosphatidic acid phosphatase type 6 isoform X2 produces the protein MSVWARAGLLGTILYCMHRKRRAFAEVKMDIAQLCTEGREYELKLVQVVFRHGARTPLKPIPHNEQVEWAPTLLEAPEHTQFNYTVTNLAGGPKPHSPFEERYRSHKLKGGTFPGQLTTVGMQQMFNLGARLRKNYVEKQRFLSPAFKPSEVYVRSTNIVRNMESTRCLLAGLFQQQQEGPVTIVTADANSEILYPNYQGCRQLKHLTSGRMPNAYTQPGMTDELKKLQRDLNIDNTKPADFFLLLDNLLAEKVHGFPFSRRYRSHLQRSEQRAIDILTYIMGPNKREVLKLSVGPFLYTLRSNILEVTKGTTADAQTRKLFLYATHDVTLIPLLIALGIFDQKWPPYAADLTFELYQHRPSNEWFARLNYNGKEQVLRGCPAGLCPLQQFLNALSDYVLSPEDYSALCFTEMDNTKDAAK, from the exons ATGAGTGTATGGGCTCGTGCTGGACTACTGGGCACTATCCTGTACTGTATGCACAGGAAGAGGAGGGCGTTTGCTGAAGTGAAAATGGATATTGCACaactatgcacagagggacgggaGTATGAGCTGAAGCTGGTACAAGTGGTCTTTCGCCATGGAGCACGGACCCCCTTGAAACCAATCCCACACAACGAACAG GTGGAGTGGGCACCGACTCTGCTGGAGGCACCAGAGCACACGCAGTTTAATTACACAGTCACCAACCTGGCGGGAGGTCCGAAACCACACTCGCCGTTCGAAGAGCGATACCGGTCTCACAAGCTCAAG GGTGGGACCTTCCCAGGACAGCTCACCACTGTGGGGATGCAGCAGATGTTCAACCTCGGAGCCAGGCTCAGGAAGAACTACGTGGAGAAGCAGCGGTTCCTTTCTCCAGCGTTTAAACCATCAGAGGTCTA TGTCCGCTCCACTAACATAGTCCGTAATATGGAGTCGACGCGATGTTTGCTGGCCGGACTGTTCCAGCAGCAGCAGGAAG GACCTGTCACTATCGTCACAGCAGACGCCAACAGTGAAATCCTGTACCCCAATTATCAGGGCTGCCGGCAGCTGAAACACCTGACCAG TGGTCGAATGCCCAACGCCTACACCCAGCCGGGCATGACGGACGAATTGAAGAAGCTGCAGCGGGATTTGAATATCGACAACACAAAACCAGCGGATTTCTTCCTGCTCCTCGACAACCTGCTGGCGGAAAAG GTTCACGGGTTCCCGTTCTCCAGGAGATATAGGAGCCACCTGCAGAGGTCTGAGCAGAGAGCCATCGATATTTTGACTTATATAATGGGACCCAATAAAAG GGAGGTGCTGAAGCTGAGCGTGGGCCCGTTCCTGTACACCCTGCGGAGTAACATACTGGAGGTGACAAAGGGAACGACAGCGGACGCACAGACCAG GAAGCTTTTCCTCTATGCCACGCACGATGTGACCCTAATACCTCTTCTCATTGCCCTTGGGATCTTTGACCAGAAGTGGCCTCCTTATGCTGCTGACCTGACCTTTGAACTGTACCAGCATCGGCCGTCCAATGAGTGGTTCGCTCGGCTTAACTACAACGGGAAG GAACAGGTGTTGAGAGGATGTCCAGCTGGACTGTGTCCCCTCCAGCAGTTTCTGAACGCTCTCTCTGATTACGTTCTAAGTCCAGAAGACTACAGCGCGCTGTGCTTTACAGAGATGGACAATACAAAGGATGCAGCAAAATAA
- the ACP6 gene encoding lysophosphatidic acid phosphatase type 6 isoform X1 — MRTVMGRKWPSWKNTMSVWARAGLLGTILYCMHRKRRAFAEVKMDIAQLCTEGREYELKLVQVVFRHGARTPLKPIPHNEQVEWAPTLLEAPEHTQFNYTVTNLAGGPKPHSPFEERYRSHKLKGGTFPGQLTTVGMQQMFNLGARLRKNYVEKQRFLSPAFKPSEVYVRSTNIVRNMESTRCLLAGLFQQQQEGPVTIVTADANSEILYPNYQGCRQLKHLTSGRMPNAYTQPGMTDELKKLQRDLNIDNTKPADFFLLLDNLLAEKVHGFPFSRRYRSHLQRSEQRAIDILTYIMGPNKREVLKLSVGPFLYTLRSNILEVTKGTTADAQTRKLFLYATHDVTLIPLLIALGIFDQKWPPYAADLTFELYQHRPSNEWFARLNYNGKEQVLRGCPAGLCPLQQFLNALSDYVLSPEDYSALCFTEMDNTKDAAK; from the exons ATGCGCACCGTTATGGGAAg AAAGTGGCCATCGTGGAAGAACACAATGAGTGTATGGGCTCGTGCTGGACTACTGGGCACTATCCTGTACTGTATGCACAGGAAGAGGAGGGCGTTTGCTGAAGTGAAAATGGATATTGCACaactatgcacagagggacgggaGTATGAGCTGAAGCTGGTACAAGTGGTCTTTCGCCATGGAGCACGGACCCCCTTGAAACCAATCCCACACAACGAACAG GTGGAGTGGGCACCGACTCTGCTGGAGGCACCAGAGCACACGCAGTTTAATTACACAGTCACCAACCTGGCGGGAGGTCCGAAACCACACTCGCCGTTCGAAGAGCGATACCGGTCTCACAAGCTCAAG GGTGGGACCTTCCCAGGACAGCTCACCACTGTGGGGATGCAGCAGATGTTCAACCTCGGAGCCAGGCTCAGGAAGAACTACGTGGAGAAGCAGCGGTTCCTTTCTCCAGCGTTTAAACCATCAGAGGTCTA TGTCCGCTCCACTAACATAGTCCGTAATATGGAGTCGACGCGATGTTTGCTGGCCGGACTGTTCCAGCAGCAGCAGGAAG GACCTGTCACTATCGTCACAGCAGACGCCAACAGTGAAATCCTGTACCCCAATTATCAGGGCTGCCGGCAGCTGAAACACCTGACCAG TGGTCGAATGCCCAACGCCTACACCCAGCCGGGCATGACGGACGAATTGAAGAAGCTGCAGCGGGATTTGAATATCGACAACACAAAACCAGCGGATTTCTTCCTGCTCCTCGACAACCTGCTGGCGGAAAAG GTTCACGGGTTCCCGTTCTCCAGGAGATATAGGAGCCACCTGCAGAGGTCTGAGCAGAGAGCCATCGATATTTTGACTTATATAATGGGACCCAATAAAAG GGAGGTGCTGAAGCTGAGCGTGGGCCCGTTCCTGTACACCCTGCGGAGTAACATACTGGAGGTGACAAAGGGAACGACAGCGGACGCACAGACCAG GAAGCTTTTCCTCTATGCCACGCACGATGTGACCCTAATACCTCTTCTCATTGCCCTTGGGATCTTTGACCAGAAGTGGCCTCCTTATGCTGCTGACCTGACCTTTGAACTGTACCAGCATCGGCCGTCCAATGAGTGGTTCGCTCGGCTTAACTACAACGGGAAG GAACAGGTGTTGAGAGGATGTCCAGCTGGACTGTGTCCCCTCCAGCAGTTTCTGAACGCTCTCTCTGATTACGTTCTAAGTCCAGAAGACTACAGCGCGCTGTGCTTTACAGAGATGGACAATACAAAGGATGCAGCAAAATAA